In the Bacillus amyloliquefaciens DSM 7 = ATCC 23350 genome, CCGATTTCCTTCAGATAATCGGTCAGGTCCTCTGACATTTTTTTTGTTAAAGTCGTCACGAGCACGCGTTCATTACGTTCAATCCTCGCCTGAATCTCACCGATCAGATCATCAATCTGCCCTTCGATCGGACGGACATCAATGAGAGGATCGAGAAGTCCCGTCGGCCTGATGATCTGCTCGATCATTTCCGGCGTATGCTCAATTTCATACGGTCCCGGGGTAGCAGAGACGTACACGATATTGTGCATGTGCTTTTCAAATTCCTCGAATCGAAGCGGACGGTTGTCAAGCGCTGACGGCAGGCGGAACCCGTGATCGACAAGCACCTGTTTTCTTGCCTGGTCACCGTTGAACATGCCGCGCACCTGCGGAATCGTCACGTGTGATTCATCAACGACAATCATAAAATCATCCGGAAAATAATCAAGCAGCGTATACGGCGTGGAGCCCGGAGGACGGAGCGTCAAGTGTCTTGAATAGTTCTCGATCCCCGAGCAGAAACCCATTTCCCGCATCATTTCAAGATCATATCTCGTACGCTGCTCAAGGCGCTGGGCTTCCAGAAGCTTGCCGTTTTCGCGCATGACTTTTAAGCGCTCCTCAAGCTCCTGTTCAATATTCAGAATCGCTTTTTCCATCTTTTCCGCCCGTGTGACGAAGTGGGAAGCCGGGAAAATCGCGACATGATCGCGGTCGCCGAGAATTTCTCCGGTCAAAGCGTCAACCTCTCTGATCCGCTCAATTTCATCACCGAAAAATTCCACTCTGATACAATGTTCGTCACGGGAAGCCGGGAAGATTTCCACAACGTCTCCGCGCACGCGGAACGTCCCCCGCTGAAAGTCGATATCATTGCGGGCATACTGGATATCCACAAGCTTTCTCAGCAGCTCATTTCGCTCAATCTCCATTTCCGGTCTGAGCGACACGACCATTTCCCGGTATTCTTCAGGCGAACCGAGACCGTATATGCATGATACACTCGCGATAATAATGACATCTCTCCGTTCAAACAGAGAGGATGTGGCGGAGTGTCTCAGTTTATCAATTTCATCGTTAATGCTTGCGTCTTTCTCTATAAATGTATCCGTCTGAGGCACATACGCCTCCGGCTGATAGTAATCGTAGTAGCTGACAAAGTATTCGACAGCGTTGTTCGGAAAAAACTCCTTAAACTCGCTGTACAGCTGTCCGGCAAGGGTTTTGTTATGGGCAATGACCAGTGTCGGCTTGTTGACTTCTTTAATCAAATTGGACACGGTAAAGGTTTTGCCCGTCCCTGTCGCGCCCAGGAGAGTCTGGTGTTTTCTGCCTTCCTGTATGCCTTTGACAAGCTTCTCAATCGCTTGCGGCTGATCTCCCTGGGGCTGATATTTCGAGACTAACTCAAAACGATCTTTCACAAAAAAGCCTCCGTTTCTTTACGAAATCTTCCTATTGATATAGTAACACAATGACGGGCAAAATCACTAAAAATACGAACTAAAGTTCGATGGTTTATTTTTACCAAGTAAATTTTTGTATAAAAAACCTGCTTTTATGGCGTAAAAGCAGGCATTCTATTTCATATTCACCATGTCAGGCATTGTCTTTCTTTTTGTCTGCTTCTTTTTTAGCCATGTACAGCCCGCCGGCTACCAGAGAGACGACATCCAATCCAACGATAAAATACGTTTCGGTGTAGCCTTTTAAATAGGATGCGAAAAGCAGCGCGGCTGTGAGAGCGATCGCCACATAGTGGTTAAAAGTGACCCTCGTAAAAAGGACGACCAGCATAAAAGGGAAACATAATGCAAAAACGGCTTTTGTAATCACAAAAACCCTCCTCGGGAATTCTTCATCTCATCTGATTATAGTAAAAAATGAAGAATCGGACAATCGTTCCCCTGCTATCACAATACCCTTTTTCACCATTCTTCAATCATCTGTCAGAAAAAATGTAAAAGTAAATCCATTGAACCGTTAACAAAATGAATCAAATTGCCTTTCTTCAGCCGAAAGGCGGAGAACGATTAGGTCTTTGTGTCTTTGACAGTTTCTTCCTCCCTCTTTACAATGTAATGATAGTGTTCACTATCATTTTCTTGGATGAAGAAAAAAGGGGGCATCACTCATGTATTCAGTACGATTTCAAAAAGCGGAAGAATCAAGCCGCTCAGCGGGAGCAAAAGGAATGAACCTGATTAAACTGACGAAAAACGGCCTGCCCGTTCCCGACGGTTTTGTCATTCAGACGAACGCTCTGACACGTTTTATAGAAGACAACCGGCTTCAAGCAGCAGACGCACATATGGAGCGCGCCATTATGAACGGCACGTTTTCAAAAGAGCTCCGAGATGAGCTGGCCGCGTCATTTTATGAATTGAGAGAATCATACGCCTCTGTCGCCGTACGTTCCTCATCCGTGTCCGAAGATCTTGAAGGCGCTTCTTTCGCGGGCCAGTACGAAACCTATTTAAATATCAAAACAGAAGAAGAGTTTCTAGGAAAAGTGAAAGAATGCTGGGCTTCCTTCTTCTCGGCGCGGGTCAGCGGCTATAAAGAGAAAATGAACAACGATACCGCAGAGCCGTTAATGGGTGTTGTCGTGCAAGGGCTGATCAATTCTGAGGTTTCGGGGGTCATTTTCAGCCGCAACCCGGTCACACACGATGACGGAGAACTGATGATCAGCGCGAGCTACGGCCTCGGAGAAGCAATCGTTTCCGGCAGCGTGACGCCCGACACATTTATCGTCAATAAAGGCACATTTCAGATTGACAAAGAAATCGGCTTAAAAGAAATATATATCGTTTCTCAAGAGGAAGGCGTGACGGAAAAAGAGACGTCCGCTGACATGAGAAACCGCTTCTGCCTTGATGATGAGAATATCAAAGAGCTTGCCATGCTGACGATCAAGACAGAAGAACTGTACGGTTATCCCGTGGATCTTGAATTCGGATTTGCCGAAAATAAGCTGTATCTGCTTCAGGCCAGACCGATTACAACGATCGTGCAGGATCAGAAAGCGGCGGACGAAGAACGGGAATTTATCATGACGCCCCGGGATCAGAAAGATTTTTGGCTTAATATGGAGTCCAATATAGAAGGCCCCGTGAGCCCGTTATTCGCCTCGCTCATTGTGCCGGCTTTAGAATACGGCCTCAAAGAGAGCACAAAGACATTCCCAGTAATGGGCATCGAAATCGAGCGTGTCAAGCTTCATCAAGGCCGTGTTTTTTCCAGACAGCATAAGACGGACGACAAGCTGCCCGCAGAACAGTTAGAAGCGCTATTTCCCATCTTGGCTGACCGCATGTACGATATTATTCAGGAAACCTTTCTGCCTTTTTATCAAAAGCTGGACGAACTGGCGCATACAAACCATACACGGGAGACTGCCCTCGATGCGTTCCGAAACCTGCAAGACTTCTATTTGAAAGGATACGAAGAACATTTCAACATTGTCTTTCCGCAGGTTGCGTTAAACATGATGCTGGAATCGATGTACGGACAGATTGAGAAAGAAAACACCTCCCTCTTGTACGAAATGCTGGCGGGTGTCATGAATAAATCATTAGAAACAGACAGACAGCTTTGGCTGCTTTCCGGACAAGTAAAAGACAGTCCTGAGCTGCGGCGTGTTTTTACGGTTTCTCCTGCCGATGAGCTTCATCAGACGCTTCTGCAATCAAATGAAGGAAAGCGCTTTCTTGAACAAGTCGGTGAATTTTTACAGGAATACGGCTGGAGATCCGTGAAAAGCCACGACCTGCTCGAAGAAACATGGGCGGAAAATCCTTATTTCGCTTTGGCTAACATTCAGAACTATGTCCGGAACGGCTACGATTTTGACAGTGAGTTTCATAAAACGATAGAAAAACGAAAACAGCTTTACGCCGCCTTCATGGAGAAAATCGAAGATGACGGCTTCCGGGAGAAGTTTGACCGCTATTATCAGTGGACGCTGTCTTCCTCCGTCATCAAAGATGATCACCATTTTTATATTGATGCGATGCTGGACGCCAAAGCGCGCCTTTGCCTCTTGAAAATCGGCGAGCTGCTTGAAAAACAAGGCGTGATCGATGACCGGGAGGATATGTGGTACTTATACAGCGATGAAGTCGAGAAAGCGCTGGCGTCGCCTGTTCCGATGCAGGAAAAAGCGGCTGAACGTAAACAGCTGTTCCAGCAATATCAGCTTCTTGAAGCGCCCGCTTATCTCGGCACTCCGACTCCAGAACAGCTGCAAGCGGCTGAGCAGATTACCGGTTCCATCACAGAAGATGAAAAAAACACTGAACATCATATATACGGACTTGCGGCTTCAAGCGGAATCGCAAGCGGCCCTGTGAAAGTCATTCGTGACGCAAGTGAATTTTCCCTTTTTTCATCAGGAGATGTGCTTGTCTGCAAAATGACGACACCGCTTTGGACCAGTCTGTTTCAAGACGCAAAAGCCGTCATTACGGACACGGGCGGCATCCTGTCACACGCGGCCATCATAGCTAGAGAATACGGGCTTCCCGCCGTTCTCGGCACTCGCGCCGCGACTGACAGGCTCAACGACGGAGATATCGTCTCGGTAGACGGCACAAACGGCAAGATTACGATTGTCAAACGCGCTTCATGCTAGGTTTCCCTCTTTATTGACGGGCAGGGCGGGTGTATACTTGTCCTGCCAGTATTTTCGCGAGGTGAAACATGTTGAGAACGACGAACAAGAGAATTCTTGACGCTGCGATGAATCTTATTATCCAAAAAGGATACCGCGCCGCGACAACAAAGGAAATCGCAGAAAAAGCGAATGTAAGCGAAGCAACGATTTTCCGTAATTTTAAAAACAAACAAGGACTAATGAAAGCAATGATTGAGCAGCAGGCGCCCGCACCGGAAAACATGATCGCCAAGGCGGAAGGCGACCTGTATGAAGATCTTCTTCATTTCGCCACGGCCCTTTTGCAGCAATTGGAACAAAAAAAAGAGGTGTTCCGTATTTGCCTGCGCGAACCGGAACTATTCGAAGACGTCCTGCAGGATATCATCGTATATCCGCAATCTGTGAAAAAGGATTTAATCGTTTACTTTAAGGAGCTGACCAAGAAAAACATCATAAGCCCCGGCAGTGAAGAAGCAAATGCAGACGTCTTTATGACAATGGTCTTCGGTTATTTTATGCACCGTCTGCAGCTGGGGAAAAGGGTCATTACTCTTTCTGAGGAAACGATGCTGAAACACAGCACTGAGATTTTTATCAAAGGAATCGTCAGCCGGTAATTTTTCCGGCTCCTAGGAGGATGAAGGATGGGTTCAAAGAAAGAATGGGCGCTGATCGTTTCGCTTTTGCTGGGAGCCATACTCGTTCCCATCAATTCTACGATGATCGCAGTCGCCCTTTCATCCATTTCCCGCTCATTCAGCGAATCAATTGCCAGCATCACATGGGTAGTGACGGTGTATTTAATCGTGATGGCCGTGACACAGCCCATTGCCGGCAAGCTCGGTGATATGTACGGGAACAAAAAAATGTATTTATGGGGCGTCGGCCTTTTTCTTATCGCATCATTGGGGTGCGCCCTCTCGCCAAGTCTTTTCTTATTGATTTTCTTCCGGGCGCTTCAGGCCGCCGGCGGCGCTTTGCTTACGCCAAACAGCATCGCCATCATCCGCCATGTCGTGTCTGAAAAACGGCTTCCGAAAGTATTCGGTTTTTTCGGCCTCGGTGCCGGACTGGGCGCGGCTCTCGGCCCGTTTATCGGCTCTCTTCTAATCGAGAGCTTCAGCTGGCATTCTATCTTTTGGGTCAACATTCCGTTTCTTGCGATCGCACTCGGGACGGCATTGATGATGTTTCCTAAATATAAAGAAGAAACTTCTGACGCGCCGCTTGATATCATCGGATCTGTTTTGCTTGCCGGAAGCATTGTATCTATTATTCTTCTGACGAAAAACGAAAGCTCTATGGGCTATTGGGTATACGCGCTGCTCATTCTTGTATTTGTTCCGTTATTTTTCAGGCGGGAGCTGCGCACGAAACATCCGATTATTGATTTTGACCTGTTTAAAAGCTCGACATTTACAAGCGCCAATTTGTCGGTTCTGTTAAGCAATCTAATGATGTACGCCGTGCTATTGATTATGCCGCTCTTTATGACCGGCCACTTCAGCATGAATACGTCGCACAGCGGCATGGCGCTGTCCGTCTTTTCGATTTTTATGTCCGCCAGCAACTGGGGCGGGGCTCAGCTGCATCATAAATGGGGCGCGCGAAGAATGATTTTTCTGTCCTTCATGCTGATGGCCGGAGCCAATCTCTTATTTCTGCTTTTGGTTTATTCCCATTCCGTCCCGTTCCTTATGGCATCGCTTATTGTCGGCGGCATCGCATCCGGTGCGGGGCTGACGAGCATGCAGGTGTCTTCTCTTGCGACGGTAGAACCGGGCATGTCAGGCATCGCGTCCGGGATTTTTTCCACCTTCCGTTATTTCGGAAGCATTATTTCTTCAGCACTGATCGGGTTAATCTCCGGATTTCATATTCTGTTTATCATATTGATCGGCGTTTCTGTGATCGGCATGTTCGTATCACTTGGAATTAAGTCCGGGGAAACCGTTCATACGAAAAAAAGCCATTCGGCGTAAACGAAAAAGGTTCCGTAAGCATCTGCTTTCCGGAACCTTTTCTAGTTTTTCTTCTTCATTTTCTCTTTCAAAGTGTCACCGCACTCCCCCGATGCATAGAGTATCGCAACGCCGTTTGCTCTATGAGAATCTTTTCGTTAAAAGAGAAAAGGGGAATGTAAATGGCTAAGAGTTCAGACCAAGTTAGGCCGCTGGCGCCGTCTCTTACAGTCAGCGCCGTTCAAAACAGCACAGAAGGAACAGCGTCAGATCTCGTTCTTACCTATTCGCCGAATTCCGTGCTTTCGTTAGGCGGAGTCGTATTCCGGCTGCCTGAAGGGTTTACCGCAACGACGAATGACACCATCAACAACAATAATTTAACTTCTTCACAAATATCAGAAGGCGGCAGAAAAGTCACGTTGCCATTGACGCTCGATCTTCTCGGACTTGCCCAGTTCACGCTTGTGCTGACAAACAAAACACTCCCGGCGGCAGGCACGTATACCTTTTCCGCAGAAAATACGGTGCTGATCATCGGTTCTCTGCTGCCGGCCTCCGCTGATCTCACTGTGAATCCGGCAGCTTTTGCTTATGTGACCAACTATTTGAGCAACCATGTCGGCGCTATCAACAGAATCACCGGCACGGTTTCCAGTGTCATTCCGGTTGAGGCTGCGCCGCTTGGCATCACAATAAGCCCGACGGCAGATTTTTGTACGTGTGTAATTCGGGAGAAAACAGCGTATCCGTTATCTCAACCGAGACAAGCAGCGAGGTCAAGAGAATTCCGACAGGCGCGTCTCCTTATAAAATCGCAGCTTCGCCAAACGGAAACTTTATATACGTCACCAACCAGCAAAGCAGCAATGTTTATGTGATTAACACACAAACCAATACCGTCATCTCAGTCATTCCCGTCGGCCTTCTGCCGACAGGCATCGCCGTATCGCCGAACGGACAGCTTGTATATGTGCTGAATACCAATACCAACACCGTTTCCATCATCCGCACGGCAGACAATACAGTGACGGCAACCATTATTCTGCCGTACAGTTCTCCTTCCGATCTCGTCTTTTCGCCGGACGGAAGCAAGGCTTATATTACAAACCTTAACAGCAACAATCTCTCCATTATTGATACCGGCACAAACACCATCATTGCTACCGTCAACACGGAGCTGAATCCGCTCGGTGTCACGATAACGCCTGACGGAGCGAAAGTGTATATTTTAAATTCAAGCAGCGGCACCGTATCTGTGCTCAATACAGCTGCAAACACGATCACAGCGATTATTCCTGTCGGTCAGTATCCGTACGGCGCCAAACCGGATACTGACGGAACACGTATCTTCGTCACGAACTTTTTCAGCAATCTGATTTCCGTCATTGACACGGCGTCCGATACCGTCGTCGGCACCATTACCTCAGAATTGTATCCGGCTGACATTGTAATCCGGCCGTAAAAAAAGCCCGGCCGCCGTGTTTCTAACGGCACCGGGCTTTTTTTATAATGCTGTCATTTCTTCTTGCTCATGTTCATCCTGCACGAATAAAATACCTAATTCATGATGTTCGCCTTCATAGGACGCGCGCTGATCAAACCGGATCTCACCGTTCAGGCCGATGATCTCCATTTTTACAAATGCGCGATTTTTTTGAAGTGCTTCATAAAAATCCGATACATGCTTCACGGGTATGCCGTTTACTTTCGTAATAATCTCACCGATCTTCAGATTAAGATCTTCCGCGGGCGTATTCGGAATGATACCGAGCACCATTAAGCCCTGATCCCGCTTAGAGAAATAAAACGGAGCCGCATTATCGTTCAACCGCTGTCTCAATGATAAAAACAAGCGTCCGAGCACCGCGATACAAACGGCAGCACCGGCAAGCGGAGTCCACCAAAGGGCCGCTGCCCCGAACGCGGTAACGATCATTCCGAGATACATGACACGTTTCGCCGTTATCCTTATGCTGACCTCCGGAAGGGATCCCTGCACACGCTGTCCGAAGCCCGCGATATAAGGAATCCAGATCAAATGGAAAGAGCCGCCCGGCACGGTAAAGACAGGCCACCAAGAAAGGTGTGTTTCAAGCCCGCTGCCCGGCACCAATAAGAAAAGCGGAAGCAGCCATGCGCGATTCGCCAATTGACGGCCGATGGGCAGGCCTCTGCTGCTGACGACAAGCGCCGGAGATGTTTTTTCATGCGCTGAACGGTAAGCAGCCGCTCCCTCTGTGATGATCAAAAGGCCCATGAACACGGCCGCCGATGCCCAATTCACGCCGAATGCCTGCGGAAACCGATCCGCAAACGGCAATGTGTGGGTATATTGAAGGACAAACACAATGAACATACCGGCGCTGACAATATAAGCTGATGACAGCCAATTCATACGGAACGTCAGCGAAGCCAAAGCCGTCACGGCCGCAATGATGCCGAGAAGACCGAATGGAATCGAAATTCCCAGTCCAAAAAATAATATGGAGAGAAGAATCCCCGGTATAAGCCCTTTTATGTATGTAAAGATAAGCTCGTCATACATATCTGCGATTTTTGTATGAAACGTATGGCGTTCACGTTTAATCCGCAAATATCCGCATGCGAGACTTATGATGATAAAAAACCAAAACATCGGGTGCAAAAAAAACAGACCGATACTTTTCAGAAGTTCAATTCCCCATTGAACAGACACTGCTTTCACCGCCTCAAGCCAAACATTTTAATTCTATTCTACCAAATAATCATTGGCTTGAATATCTCAAACGTCTATCTCTCTTCCGTCATCCACAGTGTTACATTTGAGAGAGAGAAATCTTTCAGATAGTGGTCGACCTCCACCTCGATCACGCCGCTGATCAGAAGCATGGACCGCTTAATATCCGTCAGATTGATTCCTAAACGTTTATGGTTTTTCATTAAGTAAGTGAAATAATGCTTTGCACACTCTTCATTGATTTCGTGAACACTTTCAACATTTGTGTAATTGACCAGGTATCTGCTGAACAGCATGAGAAGACTTAGTGCTTTTGTTGATGAAAATGTGACGTCTTTTGTTCTGTCTTTTAGTTGTTCCACTAATTCATAATATTTTTTTTCACGCACAATACTTGCCCTCTTCAATTGTGAACCCCCATTTTTTTATCCAGATAAGCACGGGTGATTACAGCTGCCGTGCTGAAGCGCCGCAAACACTTCTGCTTTCAATACTGAAATGCAGCTGCCAGACTAAAACTGTTCTCTATTAGAACCTTCTTTTATTGTAAGAACTAAAACTGACTGAGGCAACTTTCAAAAGTTTCATTTTGAATACATATTAACTCGGCATAAAGTCTCTCTTCCCTATAAATATCGGGTAATGTTTGTCCTTTATAAATGTTTAAATGTGAAAATTTTTTAAATATCTTGTCAAAAACGTCATAATTATATATCTTTCGATTCATTTTTGACGAAGGACAAAAGAAACAGGAGGCGAAAAAAACGCCTCCTTTTCATTTATTTTACAAATAATGATTTTAACGCCATTTGCAGCTGTAAATCATTTTTTTCGTCAGATTTCTTCTCGTTCATCAGCTGATTCATTTTTTCCGCTGTTTTTTTATCAATGACAGCTGTTTTATCAAGCTTGTTCCGGTCTTGAAACGCCAGAACGGCTTTTTTCATTGTTTTGCTGAAATAGCCGTCCGCCCTGCCCGGGTCGAAGCCCAAGCCTTTCAGCAGGATTTGGGCGTGTTTGACATCCGCACTGTTCATATCAGGCTGAAGCGGCTGTTTCAGCTGAAGCGGCCCCGCTGCAAAATAATCCGGCTGGCTCACGGCGATTGTCGGGGTAATGCCTTTTTTGTGAATCCAATTGCCTTTCGGTGTGAGCCATTTGTACAGCGTCAATTTAATGTTGCTGCCGTCTCCCATAGGTACGGCCTGCTGAACCGTTCCTTTACCGAAGGAGGTATCACCGACAACGTCATAATGTCCCGCCTCTTTCAATGCGCCCGCAAGAATTTCCGAAGCGGAGGCGCTTCCTTTATCTGTGATGACATTGATAGGATACGGCTTTTTATGTTTTAAGGTTGAGAAATATTGTTTTTTATTCCCGTTACGTTCCGCGATTTGAATATACGGCATGTCTTTTGTGACGAAATGCTTTAAAATTTGTTCGACGCTTTGAAGGTATCCGCCGGGATTTCCCCTTACGTCAAGAACGAGCCCGTCAATCCCTTGTTTCTCAAGCTTTTTCAGCGCCGCTGCGAAGTCCTGAGCGGTATGCTCGGAAAATGTGGATATGCCGATATAGCCGACATGATGCCCGCCTGATTCTTTGCGGGAAGCAAATACGGTTTCCAGCGGAATTTCCGCTCTTTTAATCCGGAATGACAGCTGTTTTTCAGTGCCCGGACGCTGTATTTTAATAGAAACTTTCGATCCTTTTTTCCCCCTGATTTTCAGCACGGCTTCGTTTAAATCTTTCCCGTTCATTGACTCGCCGTTTATACTGATGATTTCATCATTCGGCTTGAGGCCTGCTTTTTCAGCCGGAGATTGCTTAAACGGTGAAACGATAATGATTTTATTATCTTCCATACCGACTTCAGCGCCGATACCTTCAAAAGAAGAATCAAGAGAATCGGAAAACTGCTTGGCGGTCTGCTTGTCCATATAAACGGAATAAGGGTCGTTTAATGTAGACAGCATCCCCTGAATCGCTCCTTCAAGAAGCTTTTCTTTATCTACATTTTCTACGTATTCGTTCGAGATCAGCTCATATGCTTTTTCGATTTTTTCCATTGCCTGGCTTCTTTCTGCTTCTGATGAATTCGGCTGTGCCGCCCCGGCAATATGGGCGCCGCCGCACATGATGCTGACGGCCGCTATCGCTGTGATAATTTTCTGTTTCATCGTTTACCTCCTCTTAGTCCTTTTACGAAAACCTGGAGATAGTATGTGTAAACCGGAAAGAATTCATGTAATGGCAACAAAAAAATGAATACGCAATTGTTTCATATAAATGGGTAACGTATAATATTCTGTATATAATTCATTAAATATACAGGAGAATACGATATGAAAATAAAATTATCAATTTTATCCGCAGCGGTGCTGGCCGCAGGCATAACCGCCTTTTTCTGGCAAAAAACAGAGGCC is a window encoding:
- the uvrB gene encoding excinuclease ABC subunit UvrB, with product MKDRFELVSKYQPQGDQPQAIEKLVKGIQEGRKHQTLLGATGTGKTFTVSNLIKEVNKPTLVIAHNKTLAGQLYSEFKEFFPNNAVEYFVSYYDYYQPEAYVPQTDTFIEKDASINDEIDKLRHSATSSLFERRDVIIIASVSCIYGLGSPEEYREMVVSLRPEMEIERNELLRKLVDIQYARNDIDFQRGTFRVRGDVVEIFPASRDEHCIRVEFFGDEIERIREVDALTGEILGDRDHVAIFPASHFVTRAEKMEKAILNIEQELEERLKVMRENGKLLEAQRLEQRTRYDLEMMREMGFCSGIENYSRHLTLRPPGSTPYTLLDYFPDDFMIVVDESHVTIPQVRGMFNGDQARKQVLVDHGFRLPSALDNRPLRFEEFEKHMHNIVYVSATPGPYEIEHTPEMIEQIIRPTGLLDPLIDVRPIEGQIDDLIGEIQARIERNERVLVTTLTKKMSEDLTDYLKEIGIKVNYLHSEIKTLERIEIIRDLRLGKHDVLIGINLLREGLDIPEVSLVAILDADKEGFLRSERSLIQTIGRAARNAEGRVIMYADKITHSMEIAINETKRRREQQERFNEIHGITPQTINKEIRDVIRATQAAEDKEEYKTKAAPKLAKMTKKERQKVVEQMEHEMKEAARALDFERAAELRDLLLELKAEG
- a CDS encoding CsbA family protein; amino-acid sequence: MITKAVFALCFPFMLVVLFTRVTFNHYVAIALTAALLFASYLKGYTETYFIVGLDVVSLVAGGLYMAKKEADKKKDNA
- a CDS encoding PEP/pyruvate-binding domain-containing protein; amino-acid sequence: MYSVRFQKAEESSRSAGAKGMNLIKLTKNGLPVPDGFVIQTNALTRFIEDNRLQAADAHMERAIMNGTFSKELRDELAASFYELRESYASVAVRSSSVSEDLEGASFAGQYETYLNIKTEEEFLGKVKECWASFFSARVSGYKEKMNNDTAEPLMGVVVQGLINSEVSGVIFSRNPVTHDDGELMISASYGLGEAIVSGSVTPDTFIVNKGTFQIDKEIGLKEIYIVSQEEGVTEKETSADMRNRFCLDDENIKELAMLTIKTEELYGYPVDLEFGFAENKLYLLQARPITTIVQDQKAADEEREFIMTPRDQKDFWLNMESNIEGPVSPLFASLIVPALEYGLKESTKTFPVMGIEIERVKLHQGRVFSRQHKTDDKLPAEQLEALFPILADRMYDIIQETFLPFYQKLDELAHTNHTRETALDAFRNLQDFYLKGYEEHFNIVFPQVALNMMLESMYGQIEKENTSLLYEMLAGVMNKSLETDRQLWLLSGQVKDSPELRRVFTVSPADELHQTLLQSNEGKRFLEQVGEFLQEYGWRSVKSHDLLEETWAENPYFALANIQNYVRNGYDFDSEFHKTIEKRKQLYAAFMEKIEDDGFREKFDRYYQWTLSSSVIKDDHHFYIDAMLDAKARLCLLKIGELLEKQGVIDDREDMWYLYSDEVEKALASPVPMQEKAAERKQLFQQYQLLEAPAYLGTPTPEQLQAAEQITGSITEDEKNTEHHIYGLAASSGIASGPVKVIRDASEFSLFSSGDVLVCKMTTPLWTSLFQDAKAVITDTGGILSHAAIIAREYGLPAVLGTRAATDRLNDGDIVSVDGTNGKITIVKRASC
- a CDS encoding TetR/AcrR family transcriptional regulator; protein product: MRTTNKRILDAAMNLIIQKGYRAATTKEIAEKANVSEATIFRNFKNKQGLMKAMIEQQAPAPENMIAKAEGDLYEDLLHFATALLQQLEQKKEVFRICLREPELFEDVLQDIIVYPQSVKKDLIVYFKELTKKNIISPGSEEANADVFMTMVFGYFMHRLQLGKRVITLSEETMLKHSTEIFIKGIVSR
- a CDS encoding MFS transporter, translating into MGSKKEWALIVSLLLGAILVPINSTMIAVALSSISRSFSESIASITWVVTVYLIVMAVTQPIAGKLGDMYGNKKMYLWGVGLFLIASLGCALSPSLFLLIFFRALQAAGGALLTPNSIAIIRHVVSEKRLPKVFGFFGLGAGLGAALGPFIGSLLIESFSWHSIFWVNIPFLAIALGTALMMFPKYKEETSDAPLDIIGSVLLAGSIVSIILLTKNESSMGYWVYALLILVFVPLFFRRELRTKHPIIDFDLFKSSTFTSANLSVLLSNLMMYAVLLIMPLFMTGHFSMNTSHSGMALSVFSIFMSASNWGGAQLHHKWGARRMIFLSFMLMAGANLLFLLLVYSHSVPFLMASLIVGGIASGAGLTSMQVSSLATVEPGMSGIASGIFSTFRYFGSIISSALIGLISGFHILFIILIGVSVIGMFVSLGIKSGETVHTKKSHSA
- a CDS encoding cell wall protein, with amino-acid sequence MCNSGENSVSVISTETSSEVKRIPTGASPYKIAASPNGNFIYVTNQQSSNVYVINTQTNTVISVIPVGLLPTGIAVSPNGQLVYVLNTNTNTVSIIRTADNTVTATIILPYSSPSDLVFSPDGSKAYITNLNSNNLSIIDTGTNTIIATVNTELNPLGVTITPDGAKVYILNSSSGTVSVLNTAANTITAIIPVGQYPYGAKPDTDGTRIFVTNFFSNLISVIDTASDTVVGTITSELYPADIVIRP
- a CDS encoding S1C family serine protease, encoding MSVQWGIELLKSIGLFFLHPMFWFFIIISLACGYLRIKRERHTFHTKIADMYDELIFTYIKGLIPGILLSILFFGLGISIPFGLLGIIAAVTALASLTFRMNWLSSAYIVSAGMFIVFVLQYTHTLPFADRFPQAFGVNWASAAVFMGLLIITEGAAAYRSAHEKTSPALVVSSRGLPIGRQLANRAWLLPLFLLVPGSGLETHLSWWPVFTVPGGSFHLIWIPYIAGFGQRVQGSLPEVSIRITAKRVMYLGMIVTAFGAAALWWTPLAGAAVCIAVLGRLFLSLRQRLNDNAAPFYFSKRDQGLMVLGIIPNTPAEDLNLKIGEIITKVNGIPVKHVSDFYEALQKNRAFVKMEIIGLNGEIRFDQRASYEGEHHELGILFVQDEHEQEEMTAL
- the swrA gene encoding swarming motility protein SwrAA → MKRASIVREKKYYELVEQLKDRTKDVTFSSTKALSLLMLFSRYLVNYTNVESVHEINEECAKHYFTYLMKNHKRLGINLTDIKRSMLLISGVIEVEVDHYLKDFSLSNVTLWMTEER
- a CDS encoding S41 family peptidase, translated to MCGGAHIAGAAQPNSSEAERSQAMEKIEKAYELISNEYVENVDKEKLLEGAIQGMLSTLNDPYSVYMDKQTAKQFSDSLDSSFEGIGAEVGMEDNKIIIVSPFKQSPAEKAGLKPNDEIISINGESMNGKDLNEAVLKIRGKKGSKVSIKIQRPGTEKQLSFRIKRAEIPLETVFASRKESGGHHVGYIGISTFSEHTAQDFAAALKKLEKQGIDGLVLDVRGNPGGYLQSVEQILKHFVTKDMPYIQIAERNGNKKQYFSTLKHKKPYPINVITDKGSASASEILAGALKEAGHYDVVGDTSFGKGTVQQAVPMGDGSNIKLTLYKWLTPKGNWIHKKGITPTIAVSQPDYFAAGPLQLKQPLQPDMNSADVKHAQILLKGLGFDPGRADGYFSKTMKKAVLAFQDRNKLDKTAVIDKKTAEKMNQLMNEKKSDEKNDLQLQMALKSLFVK